DNA from Camelus dromedarius isolate mCamDro1 chromosome X, mCamDro1.pat, whole genome shotgun sequence:
GGCAGTTcccctggaggggtggggggctaaAGCAGGGGCTGCTATGGCTACAAGAGGGTGAGCTGGTGATGGGAGCTGGGATGCCTGTCACATGAcgctctccaccaccaccaccttgctGCTCTCAGACACTGGGGTCAGGGTGGTCAGGCCCCTGACATCCGAGTCCTGAGCTCTATACTCCAAGTGGTGGAGGCCCCAGACAGGCTGCGTCAGGTGCTGCCAGCGCTGCAGGAGAGAGGGACATGTTTAGTCCCTGGGGAAGGGCACCTGCTggtcccaggcctctctcctcttcccgCCACCCACCACTGCCACCCACCACTGCCTCCCAGAGTGACTAAACAGGGCTCCCTCCCTGCACTAGGGAAACAGGGCTCTCCTCCCCCTGCCACGACCTGAGGCCCTGGAAGGCCAACTTCCCTTCCATCTACCCCGCTCTGAGCTGGCCCGGAGGCTCCTGGCACAGTGGTTGGTCCCAGGGAGTGGGAGAACGGGCACTCTGGAGGTCATATCCTGCCCCGGcaggagggggagagggcaggggtggcCTGGGGAACTGACCTCAGCCACGGTCCCCTTGGCCCTGAGGAGGCAGCCTAGGAGGTGAAGGGGCACACACAGCATGGAGGAGAGCGCGAAGCCCCAGCCCACGGCCTCGCCCCACCACGGGTACACGTAGGTGTTGTTGTAGACCAGCGGCTCGTAGTACACCACGTTGAAGATGAAGATGCCCTGCGAGCAGTAAGCTGTGTGCTCAGCGGGTGGCACAGGCCCTTGGTGCCCCTCGccctgcccagcctggcccagccagCCCTTACCATGCACACCAGCGGGGTGAAGAAAGACCAGCACCATTTCATCCAGGGGCAAGGTCGGTACCCGATCATGCAGGCCACATCGTCCATGAAGCGGTCAGCTCCTGGGGTGGGTGAGGCCGGAGGGCCAGAGCTCGAGACCCACCACCCTGTGCCGTGCCGCACGCACCCCCGGCCCGCCCCTCGGCCCAGACCTACCATACACCCAGGCCACCACCACGCACTCCCAGAAGGCCTGCCAGAGCAAGGTCGTGCCACTGGCTGAGTAGTAGTCAAACAGCTGGAAGACATACATCCCGCCCTGTGGACGGAGCCCGGTCAGGAGAGGTGGCAGCCGGCAGCGGGGGGCCCGGGCATCCCTCAGCCCGCCCCCACTCACATCGGTCACCATGGAGAGGTCGATGACAAAGCAGAGGGTACAGCAGAGGGCCACGGAGATCTCCCTTTGGAAACGGAAGTAGTAGGAGGCCGGCAGGAGGTCCAGCAGGCCGGTGATGAAGCCTTCCACACCTACAAACTGTGGCCGGGCCGCTCAGGCTGTGCCCCttcgcctgcctgcctgcccgcctgccccacCGGCCCTCCACCTCTCCACCTCCCGGGCCCCTCTGTTCTGTCTTCTCCCGGCAAACCTGGCTGTCGAGGCCGAGAAGCAGCAGCATGAAGAAGAACAGGGCAGCCCAGAGCGGGGCCACAGGCATCAGCGTGACAGCCCGGGGATAGGCGAtgaaggccaggccaggccctgagagggaaggggcagagtgTGGGCACCTGTGGCCCCCACCCACATCTTGTCCCCACCTCCACGCTGCCCCAGGGTACCAGATGATGGCAGGGCACCCTGTAGCCCAGGGTGAAGGCATTGCTGGGCCACTGAAGCCCCTGTGTGTGCCATCCCAGGGGTTGGAAGGTTCCCACAGGCCCTTGGTCAACCTCCACTTAGAAGAGTGGGGTGTCTGGCTCAGCCTTCTGGCCCTGGGTTCCAGCAGCTATTGTGGTCACAGGTTACCACTGACCCCAAGAAGGCCCTCCTTTCCCTTGGCAACACTCTGGCAAGTATGAGGACATACCTCAAGGCCCCTGGCTACAGAAGGTTGGGGGCTCCAGGCTCCATGTGACCCAGCCAAGGCTCCAGCCCTGAGTTGGCTGAACAGCTGGGCCTCGCAGCTGCTCAGCCAGGCTTACTTCTGGCCCAGAGTGATGTGACAAATCGAGTttgaatttttctcatttctcaaaaTGTCTGCATGTGTGTTGGTGTTTGTGGTTAGGCCAGCAGCTGCTGCCCcggaggccaggctggggcttGGGGGTCTTTACCTGACTCTGCCACCTTGGAGATGTGCACGCCCTGCTCTGTGGCCATGAAGCCCAGGATGGAGAAGACCACAAAGCCAGCGAAGAAGCTGGTCCCGCTGTTGATGAGCGCAAGGATGATGGCgtccctgggggcagaggggccaTGCGGGCTGGTGAGGCCGCCTGCTGCCCCCAggcgggcagggcaggggtggcaggGCTGCGGGGCCTACTTGTAGCAGTTGTTGTTGAAGCGATTGTAGCTCCCCAGGGCCGTGAGGGCCCCCAGGCCGATGGcgtaagaaaagaaaatctgggtCCCGGCATCGATCCATACCTGGAAGTGGACCGGGAGACGGTGGGCGTGAGGAGCCCTGCTGAGCTGGCCTGCCCCCTCCACCGGCTCCCACCCCAGCCCGCCTGTCTCACCTGAGGGGACGCCAGCTTCGACCAGTCAGGCTTGAGATAGTAGACGATGCCGTCCAAGGCACCAGGCAGCAGCACTCCACGCACCAGCAGCACAACGAGGACCACATAGGGGAATGTAGCCGTGAAGTACACGATCTGGGGGGCCAGGCTGCTCAGAGGCGTCCTGTGGCACCAGCCCCCATGCCCCCAGCCTGAACAGGACTGCCGGGAAGGCCACGGTCCCCCCATACTGGATGGCATGTTCAGAAGTAAGGAGGGAGCCCAGCCAGCAGCACCCCGCTTCTAACCATCAGAGCCATGGCTCCTTCCAAAGGAAGCTAGGTGCTCGGCTGGGGTGACTGGAGCACCAGCAGCCCCATGGCCAGCGTGGGTCAGctgcagaggggagaggcagggcccTCCCCCTGGCAGGGAGTTGGGTGGCAGCCTGGGGGCAGGCCCCAGGGATTCCAGGCCACCCCCTGCAGAGAACTGAGCCAGCCAGAGCctccagagcctccagagggaaggCTGCTGGGCCTGGATTTGGAAGGCCATGGGGCGGGGATCAAGTGGCCTGGATGGAAgtacctgccccctgccccctccctgggctccgGCCCTGGTCCAGTCACTTCCCACTGCAACAGTGGTCCCCGGCGGAGACACTCCACCCGAAGGCAATGCTGCCCCCTCATGCTGCggtcccttctcctcccctcccagccatcccctccccccgcctGCTGTACCTTTCCTGTTGACTTGACCCCCTTCCAGACACAGAAGTAGACCAGCACCCAGCAGGCCAGCAGACACAGGGTCACCTCCCAGTTGAGGGCCCCTGGCACCTCCAGCCCCCCAGAGAGCCGCAAGACTTTgttcctgggggagggagagcgcATGAGGGCTGTGCTAGCCAAGGGCAAAGAGACGCGGAGCTGGCCCGGGCGTGGTGCTCCCCCTCCTGCAGCCCTTGAGTCCAGCTGCTCCGTCCTGTGCACCTGGGCCAGGCCGGGGCCCAAGCCTGCAGCCTGGATGGTGTCCCTGCAGCACGTGTGCCTGGAGCCCACGAGCCCCTGGCGGCCCGGCCCCACGCCATCCCCAGCACgcgcggcagcggcagcggcagcctCGCTCCCCCAGGCCGGCAGGCACAGCCGCGCCGCATCCCTGGCTCATCCCCCCGGGGctgggcccccacccccgcccccgcagaCTTGAGCTGTGGGTGGGGGGCCAGAGGGACAGGCCGGGCGTGGCCCAGAGGCGCCTGACTCACTCCCAGAACTCGATGACAGGGGACCGGCGGTCAGCAAGCTGGTCACATGTGAGGTTGGCCAGGCTGGCATTGGCACAGTCTTCGTGGCGGAAGATCTCCACACAATCAGGAGTGTTCCAGGTATGGCCACACGTGGCCCAGGGCAGCGTGGTGGTGAAGGACTTCACCAGGTAGTAGAAGCCCCAGGCCAGCACCATGATGTAGTAGGTGTTGCAGTAGAAGACGATCACCATGGAGGCGTAGCCCAGGCCTGGAGAGGAGTGCGTTTCCGGGGAGGCTCTTCCCTGCCCAGTTCCCCACATCCCATTCCCTGCATCTGctgtcctccccccacccctccatcccAGATCTTCTCTGTCGGGCACCGGAGACTTCTCCAAGCCCCACCAGACTCCCTTGTACAAGTGTCCCAGCGCTGGGCTAACTCCTCAACCTGTCTGCCACCAAAAATCAGCCCCTGCTCCTTGCCCACCTCCCAGGCCTCACCTCCCGCATCCTCCCCGGACCCAAGGCAGAGTCCCCACATCCTGGCCCCATCTGAAAATCAAGTTCTCTTGTTTCTCTAGCTTCATACACCTGTCCCCTTCTCTTGGGTTGAAGGGAGGCCAAGCCTCCGCCCGGCCCCTCCAGCGGCTTCCAGTACTCAGCAGCTGGGGGGTTTTCTGGTGATCTGGAGCAGTGTGGGAGACAGTCACCCTCTTGGCGGGCAACCGCAGCCAGTCACTGCACTTTGTGCTCCAGCCTCCTCGGGGACGGAAATAATAGGACCTACCTCCTCCGGCCTTGAGAGATGATGGGGGAACGTTGCCCACATGCAGAAGGGGGCTCTAAGGTAACCGGGGACATTGGTCCTTCCCTTCAGACCCTGAACTTTTGATGGCTCCAGCCCAAGCTCCTTAGGCTGGCTTTCTGGCCTCTCCTGCCATCAGAGTCCCACACCCAGGCGCCTTCCATTCAGCCCCAGGAAGCCAAGGGTGCTTGGCAGGGCCTGTCCCTAGCCCCACTGGGCCTGGGCATTCTCCCCAGCGAGAAGCCCACCCTCCAGTGTAGTCTCGGCCTCAAGGTCACTGGGTGGTCTGCTTGTCCCTGAGGAAGAGGGGGCCCACCTGGGGCTGCTCACCTTTGAACAGGGGGCAGATGTTCCAGACGTTGATGCTGCCGGCTTTCATGAACTGGCCCAGTGATATCTCCAAGAAGAAAATGGGGATTCCTCCGATCAGGGCGATCAGGACGTAGGGAATAAGGAACACACCTGAAGGACAAAGTTCAGGGTGGCGCCTTGCACAGGGTGGCCCCTTAGCCAGGAGGGGACTTGACCTAAAGTCCCCAGCCAGGCTGCGCAGGCCAGGCCAGCCAGCCCAGTGTTCCAAAGCCCTGGGAGGCGGGTGGAGCCTTAGCTACAGGCTCCGCCCCAGCCCCATCATAACTTCCCACTGGGTGAATCAGAGCAAAGGGTGGCTACTGACTCAGGGGCTCAAGGTGAACCGTCTTGGGAGAGGGCTGGAGTGTTGAGGGAGGCAAGCACAGCCCCTGGGCCCTCAGAGCCCTGTTTCCTGGGCTTGGGGTCCCCTACAAGGCTTCTGCCCCTACAGTCACCTAGGGTGACCAAACTAACGGGCATGGAGGACACACGCACTTGTGGATACAAGCCATTAATCGTGTCGCAGTTCCCTGTTGGCCAGGCAGCAGAGGAGACTGCGAGGGTATGAATGTGCTGCAGGTACACACGTATGGCTGCTGCTTAGGCCTGGGGACCTGCTAGGTTGGGCGAGAGAAGggagcccctgccttccctgcacCCAGATGCTTGCCTGCAAGTGCGAAGgtccagggaagggggtgggtgggTTAGTGGACACAGGTGTCAGAAAGCAAGGACAGGAGACGAGGTTGGAGGAGGCTGGCAGGCACAgcaagctggggggtggggagacctGGGCAACAGCCGCCCCTGtccactcctccctcctctccaggccccCTATCCCTGCCCCAACTGAGCACCCTCCACTACTCAGAAGCTGCGTTCGGCTGCAGCTTGCTGTGCTCCAGGTCTCAGCATCCTTCtggcctgtgaccttgggcagaggccttcgctctgggcctcagtttcccacccGTCATCTAGTCGCTGTGGCTTCCCACCAACCCCGGTGCTGCTTTGCAGTCACAGGACACACGCGTGCCCATCGCTGTTGCTAAGCTGGGCTGGGGCAGGCGGGCATGGGGTGTGCATGCAGTGAGTCCAGCGGCGGCGCCaggcagcccaggctgcaggcttccCGAGCCTGGCTCAGGCACCCAGTGTTCCAGGCCCAGGCTAGAGGGGAGGgaggcgaggggaggggaggggagggaagaggagagaggggaagagaagagaggggaaggggggggggaagcagagggagggacagagtggctcattgtgtgtgtgttcgtgtgtgcaCACGTGGGGGGCCCCACACAATGTCCCACTTGTGTGCCTGACTGGCGGGGGCAGCCGGGGCTCCTCACCTCTGGGAGCCCCCCTGGGGGGCAGAGGCCTTGCCTGGCCCCCTCAGTGGCCAATCACTTCGGGGGCCCAGCTCCGGGAGTCTTGGGGGGCCGCTCTGCGGCTTCAGCAGGAGGCTCGCCGGCGCCCTCCCCCCACACACTGCCAGGCACATGACCGGCCAGGGGGGTGGAGGCCGCCCGGCAGGGCCACCGAGCGGCCACGGCCCGCGAGGGgcggcccccggcccccagccgTTTCGGGGGGCCTCCCCACACCCTGGACTTTGCCCCGGAGCCCCGGCCGGGCCGGcggcgggcgggggaggggcccCGGCGCGGAGGAGTGAGGCGCTCACCTCCGCCGTTCTTGTAGCACAGGTAGGGGAAGCGCCACACGTTGCCAAGGCCCACGGCGAAGCCCACGCACGACATGATGAAGTCCATCTGGCGCGTCCAGGTCTCGCGCGGCGGCACGGCCAGGCGGCCGCCAGGCGCCCCCGGGCCCGCGGGGCCGTCGCCCTTGGCCGGGGCCCCGTCGGGCCCGGGCGCGATCAGGGGGCCCTTCTTCTCGTCGCCGGACACGCTGTAGATGCCGTTCTCGGCGCTCTTCTTCGCCATGGCCGGGGGCGCGGCGCCTcgcgggggcgggcgggcgggcagcgGGGGCGCCGGCGGCACGGGGGGGGGGCCCCGAAGGCGCGGGCcggccgggggccgggggcggccgggccgggggtcggggcggcgggcgggcggcgggcggggtgCGGGACGGCGAGGGCGGCGCGGTCAGAAGCAGTCCACGAAGCACTTGAAAGTGAGCCTGAAGAATCTCATGTGTGTCGGGGGCCCGGGggcgcgcgggcggcggcggggcccggccgggcggcggcggcggcggcggctcccgAGGCTCCTGCCCGCAGctcccgcggcggcggcggcggcggcggcggcggcggcggcggcggcggcggctcgcCCGGCCCGAGGCTCAGCCTAGCGGGGCGCGGGCGGCATCCGGAGCCCACTGTCTGCAAGCGGCGGCCGGAGCAGGGGCCTGCggcccgcgccccccgccccggcccgggCCTGCGCGGCTGCCCGGCTCGCCCGCGGCTCCTGCGGTGGCGGCGACGGAGACGGCGGCCTGGGCGCGCTCGCCCGTCCTtcccggcggcggcggctccaGCCGCACTCGGGGCCGCGGCGGGATCAGCGACTCACCACTGCGCTCCGATCGTGCCTCTCCTCCCGGGCCCGACCGGCTGCCGCTTAAGAACCGACTCCGGGATGATGTCACTATCGCCCCACCCCCACGACCCGGCTggttcccctccccctcctccgtccgtccctcccgccctccccgtCACTCCGCCCACCTCCTCCCGCCCTCCTCCTTCCGAGGAGACGCCGCTCCAGCGAGAAGCTGGATGGCTGCTACCTGGGGCGCCGGCCAGCACCTCCTCCCCAGGAGCCTTGCCCTCCCTGACCCCCGGTTCACCTGGGCCTGACGCCGGCCCGCAACGACCCTCCTAACCTGCCCTTCCCGGTTGTAGGCAAGCCACTGCCCTGGCTGTCTTCGACACATCCTtggcctccctctctcttttttccagcTTATCCCGTCTCCCGCCGAGTTCCTCCCAGTTGCGGGCTGGGCCACTACTGGGTACCAAGTTCTCTGGCTTCTTGGCTCCCCTGCACCAGAGGAAGTGCAGGGTGCTTTGGCCTCTTGAAGGGCTAGGCCCAGCCTTCGACAAAGGAAAGGCTGggcgagggggtggggtgggttctGCTTCCAGGTGTGCTGTGAGGCTTTGCCAGAGACCCTGTCTCCTGCCTTTAGCCCTCCTCGGGCGTCCCAGCCCTGAAGCTGGAGGGCAGAGCCATAGCTCTGAGGGTGACAGGTCTCCGTGAGTCCCCTgagcaggcagaggggagccTGCCCGGCTGAGGCACAAGGTCACACTTTTTCACCAATGAGGGGTGGGGGGTTGTAGGGACTGCTGCTGCCCCCTACCCTTGCCTGACCTGCAGGAGACTTGGGCAGGAATAGGATAAGGCTGCCCCCTGGTGCCTGTTGGGTGCATGGACCCTCCCTAAAGGCCTCAGCTGGGAGGCCCCAGCTCCCCTTCCTCAGTGCCGCTCTCCCAAGGGACCTCCAGGCCTCCCCAGCAAGAGCAAGGTTGTTAGCGGCTTCCCTATCAGCAGTTGAGCAGCCCGTTCGGAATTTTCCAAGGCCAGGCCAGCCGTAggttggggaaggagggggtCATTGTCCCGGCTGGAGATGTAAAGTgtgcccgcccccacccctgcccccagtcccAGGCTCCCCGACCGCCACTCTGCAGTCCCCAGATGGCTCATCCCGTTAAGCTAAACCCTCAGCCATCCGGCGGCTTTAGGAAGAAAAGCAGTTCTGGCCCGAGCCAGCTCGAGCCTgctaggt
Protein-coding regions in this window:
- the SLC6A8 gene encoding sodium- and chloride-dependent creatine transporter 1 isoform X1 is translated as MAKKSAENGIYSVSGDEKKGPLIAPGPDGAPAKGDGPAGPGAPGGRLAVPPRETWTRQMDFIMSCVGFAVGLGNVWRFPYLCYKNGGGVFLIPYVLIALIGGIPIFFLEISLGQFMKAGSINVWNICPLFKGLGYASMVIVFYCNTYYIMVLAWGFYYLVKSFTTTLPWATCGHTWNTPDCVEIFRHEDCANASLANLTCDQLADRRSPVIEFWENKVLRLSGGLEVPGALNWEVTLCLLACWVLVYFCVWKGVKSTGKIVYFTATFPYVVLVVLLVRGVLLPGALDGIVYYLKPDWSKLASPQVWIDAGTQIFFSYAIGLGALTALGSYNRFNNNCYKDAIILALINSGTSFFAGFVVFSILGFMATEQGVHISKVAESGPGLAFIAYPRAVTLMPVAPLWAALFFFMLLLLGLDSQFVGVEGFITGLLDLLPASYYFRFQREISVALCCTLCFVIDLSMVTDVSGGGLRDARAPRCRLPPLLTGLRPQGGMYVFQLFDYYSASGTTLLWQAFWECVVVAWVYGADRFMDDVACMIGYRPCPWMKWCWSFFTPLVCMGIFIFNVVYYEPLVYNNTYVYPWWGEAVGWGFALSSMLCVPLHLLGCLLRAKGTVAERWQHLTQPVWGLHHLEYRAQDSDVRGLTTLTPVSESSKVVVVESVM
- the SLC6A8 gene encoding sodium- and chloride-dependent creatine transporter 1 isoform X2 — translated: MAKKSAENGIYSVSGDEKKGPLIAPGPDGAPAKGDGPAGPGAPGGRLAVPPRETWTRQMDFIMSCVGFAVGLGNVWRFPYLCYKNGGGVFLIPYVLIALIGGIPIFFLEISLGQFMKAGSINVWNICPLFKGLGYASMVIVFYCNTYYIMVLAWGFYYLVKSFTTTLPWATCGHTWNTPDCVEIFRHEDCANASLANLTCDQLADRRSPVIEFWENKVLRLSGGLEVPGALNWEVTLCLLACWVLVYFCVWKGVKSTGKIVYFTATFPYVVLVVLLVRGVLLPGALDGIVYYLKPDWSKLASPQVWIDAGTQIFFSYAIGLGALTALGSYNRFNNNCYKDAIILALINSGTSFFAGFVVFSILGFMATEQGVHISKVAESGPGLAFIAYPRAVTLMPVAPLWAALFFFMLLLLGLDSQFVGVEGFITGLLDLLPASYYFRFQREISVALCCTLCFVIDLSMVTDGGMYVFQLFDYYSASGTTLLWQAFWECVVVAWVYGADRFMDDVACMIGYRPCPWMKWCWSFFTPLVCMGIFIFNVVYYEPLVYNNTYVYPWWGEAVGWGFALSSMLCVPLHLLGCLLRAKGTVAERWQHLTQPVWGLHHLEYRAQDSDVRGLTTLTPVSESSKVVVVESVM